GCCGGGAACGAATCCGGCACCCACTTCGAATTGGGAGAGCACGGCTTTTTCACGGCTGGCGAAGCGCATGTCGGATGCAAGCGCCAACTCACTGCCGACGCCCGTAGCCCGGCCCCGGATCGACACGATCGACACCACGGAAGAGCGGCTCAGGCGAGTCAACATATCGGGTAGTGGCGGCATGCCTGTCGGACCGGGCGGCATGCGCGTCGTGACTTCGAGGGGTGGCACAAAGTCGTAGTGAGTCAGGAAAAAACCGGGTACTGCGCTATCGAACACCACGACCTTCAGTTCGGGATCGTTCTCTATCTGGGTGATCACGCTGTTCAACTGCGGTATGGATTCCGGACCAAACATATTGAAGGGTGGATGGTCGATGGTGACGCGGCAGTATGCCGGCGTCACGCGCTTGATCCTGAACTCCTGCTTCGCGCCGGCTTCCGGTTGCGCACTTTGATTCGCAGCGGTCGAGCGCAACGGATTTGTTCGCGACCGACACAACTGTTGTTCTAACCTGGCCGTTTACCCGGAGGGTTTGCTTCCACACAATCGCTACAACTACTGCGAACTACGGTTTGCGGCCGGTCGAAGCGATAACGATGTGAGGCTTGCCAACTGGCTGCCTCGACAGGCGACTCAATTGGACAATCGTGAAGGTGCTTGCCCAGGATTTGCGTTGCTGCCGCACTCATCGCTCCACCTCATTGGACTCTTTGCCAACAGGAGCTTGTATGGCTGACAATATTCTTCCCCAGACCCCGTCGCGCCGTCGGTTTATCGGCGTGGCAGCGGCGGCCGTTGTTGCGGGCTCGTTGAGTCGACTCGCTTTCGCGGAGACGAATCAAACCATCACTGAAGTCACGAAGTCGAGCGGCGGTGACAAGACCGCTATTCGTCCACTTCGTGTGCACGCGCCGGAATCGCAACTCATCGAATTGAAGAGGCGTATCAAGGCAACCAGGTGGCCTGACCGCGAGACGGTGACTGATGCGTCACAAGGCGTGCAACTCGCGACAATGCAGAAGCTCGCACGGTATTGGGCGACCGACTATGACTGGCGCAAAGTCGAAGCGAGGCTGAACGCGCTGCCGCAGTTCGTCACGGAGATCGATGGGGTCGACATTCATTTCATCCACGTTCGTTCGAAAGATGCCAATGCGTTGCCGGTTATCGTCACGCATGGGTGGCCGGGTTCGATCATCGAGCAGTTGAAGATCATCGGTCCGCTGACCAATCCGACCGCTCATGGCGGGACGGCGTCGGACGCATTCGATGTGGTGATTCCGTCGCTCCCGGGTTACGGGTTCTCAGGCAAACCGACGGCGACCGGCTGGGATCCTGTTCGGATCGCACGCGCCTGGGTCGTACTGATGAAGCGGCTCGGCTACACGCGATATGTGGCGCAAGGCGGCGATTGGGGGAATGCTGTCACGGAGCAGATGGCTCTGCTGGCACCGCCGGAACTGCTCGGCATTCACACCAATATGCCGGCAACTGTGCCGGACGACATTGCACAGGCACTCAAGCTCGGAGAGCCGGCGCCAACAGGTCTCTCACCCGATGAGAAGCACGCGTTCGACCAGCTCGACTATTTCTACAAGCACGGTCTGGGCTACGCATTGGAGATGGCGAACCGCCCGCAGACGCTGTACGGCATTGAGGATTCGCCTGTCGGCCTCGCCGCGTGGATGCTCGACCACGACTCAGCCAGCCAGGCGCTCATCGCACGCGTGTTCGACGGTCAGTCCGAAGGGCTTACGCGGGACGACGTTCTCGACAACGTGACGCTCTATTGGCTCACGAACACCGCAATTTCATCAGGGCGGTTGTATTGGGAAAACAAGCTCAACTTCTTTGCTCCCAAACATGTTGCCATCCCGGTTGCCGTCAGCGTCTTTCCAGATGAAATCTACGCTGCCCCGCAAAGCTGGACAGCGAAGGCGTATCCCAAGCTGATTCACTATAACCGCCTTCCCAAAGGCGGACATTTTGCGGCTTGGGAGCAGCCGCAAGTTTTCTCGGAAGAGGTTCGCGTGAGCTTCCGGTCGCTGCGTTGAACGCAAAGATGCAGGCGACGTTGAAACGGCTGGCGGGGTCGTAAAGGTGCTCGTTCGCTGACATCCTGTTTGCGGAAGGTCAGCGACGGGAACATCCGCTCCATACGCACATCTTGTCGCGTGCAACAGACGACCGGTTCAATGAGGACTGTCCTGTCTGGCATACGTTGACTCCCATCCGCCGCCGAGCACCTTGCACAGCGTGATGAGGTTCGCGTCGGCGTCGGCCTTGCTCTGTTCAAGATTACTCTGCGCATCGAGCAACTGTTTCTGCACGTTAAGCACGTCGAGGAAATCCACCGCACCTGCCTTGTACCGTTGCCGCGCAATCGACAGCGCGCGCTGGTTCAGGCTCACGACCGTTTTCAGGCGATCGCGCCGCCGCTGTTCGGCGTCATAGACGACGAGCGCATCGTCCACCTCGCGCCATGCCTGGAGCACAGTGTGCTTGTAGACAATCGCCGCCTCCTGCTGCTGCGCCTCGCGCAAATGAAGCGTGCCCTTGAGACGTCCGCCTTCGAATATCGGCATTGTGATCGACGGTCCCACGACAAACTGACCGGACGCCCAGTCGGCGAGATTCGACAACTGCAGGCTCTGGAACCCCGCGCTGCCGTTCAGCGATATGCGCGGATAGAAGTCGGCCTTCGCCATACCGATCGTCGCCGTGGCTGCATGCAGTTGGGCCTCCGCTTTTCTGATGTCGGGTCGGCGCTGTACCAGTTCCGACGGAACGCCAATCGGCACCTGATCGGGCAGTGCCGGCACATCGTGCGGCTCGGCGAGCATCTGCTGCAATGCGCCGGGTTCCTTTGCCAGGAGCACGCCGATCGCATTGATCGTAGTCGTGCTGCGCGATTCGAGCGTCGGAATCAGGCTTTCGATCGACTCCGCCTGGGCCATCGCGTTGGCTACGTCCAGGTCCGTCGTGACGCCTTCATGCACCCGGTTTTCCGTGAGCTTCGTGGCGTCGTGGGCGATTTCAAGGTTCTGTTTCGCGATCTGGAGCAGGGCCTGCGTGTCGCGCAGTTGAATGTAGTCGCGCGCGAGTTCGGCGCGGGTGGACAGCAGGATTGCGTTGCGGTCCTCGTACGAGGCATCGGAGAGCGCCGACGCGGCCTCGACACCGCGTCGGACGCGACCCCAGAAGTCGAGTTCCCATGAGGCATCGAAACCGAACTGGTAAAGATCGTAAGCGGGCGAGCCCTTGGCGCCCGGCAATGGCGCGACGCCAAGCGGCGCGCTGCCCGATGCCGACTGCGTCTGACTCCCCGTCGGGGTGACGCCAAGCAGCGACAGGATGCCGTTCGGACTCCCACGCTCGCGGTTATAGGAGGCGGCGCCGTTCAGCGTCGGATATTCTTCGGCACCGGCAATGCGCTGTTCCGCCCGGCTTTGCCGCAGACGCGCCGATGCGGCCGCCACATCGAGATTCGCATCGGTCAGTTGTTGTTCCAGCGAGTTCAGTATCGGATCGTTGAACAGCGTCCACCATTCCGGCGTGAATTCGGATTCGACTGCTTTGCTCGAAGCCCGCGCGGCTTGGGTGCGGTTGAACACGTCGGGCGTGGCCGTCTGCGGAGGTTCGAAGTTCGGGCCAACCAGACAGCCCGTGAGCATGGAGCACAGCAGCAACGCGAGCGCCGGCGTGCGGAGGGAGAAGTCGCTCGCGTTCATTTCGCGTCCGCTCCCGCGATCCGCATATCGGCACGCTTGCCGACGGCGACCTCCGTTTCGACGGAAAGGCCCACGCTCAATGCGGACGCAGCCTGTTGTCCGTGATCGATGCTGATCCTGACCGGCACGCGCTGGACGATCTTGGTGAAGTTGCCCGTTGCGTTGTCGGGCGCGATAGGCGCGAAGCTCACGCCCGTGGCGGGCGCAAGACTATCGACATGGCCCCGGATCGTCACGTCAGGAATGCTGTCGACCTTGATACGCACGGTGTCGCCGGGTCGCATCCGGGCAAGCTGGTTTTCCTGGAAGTTGGCGACGATATAAGCGTCCGACAGCGGGACAATCGCGAGCAGCGGCGCGCCGGTCGTCACGAATGCGCCGACGCGTGCCGAACGTCGTCCGACCTTGCCGTCGATGGGCGCGTGGATCTCGGTATACGACAGGTTGAGTTTCGCCTGCTCAAAAGCGGCTTCGGCATGCGCCAACGCGCCGGCGGCCTTGTCGCGCTGTGTCTTCAGAACGTCGAGATTCTGCTCGGTCGCCACGAGCGCGGCGCGGTTGCGCGCCTGCTGCGCGAGTTCCTCGGCCAGCGTGCTTGCGGCGTGCTGCTGCTCCTGTGTCGTTCCCGCACCGGTTTCCGAGAGATTGCGGTAGCGCGCGGCGTTCGCGCGCGCAAACCCGAGCGTCGCGTCATCTGCGCGCAGCGTGGCACGCGCCTGATCGACGAGCGCAGGCTGTCGTGCAATCTCGGCCTCGTAGTTCGCGACCGATGCCCTGGCTGCCGCCACGTCCGCCTGCGCACTCATCAGGGCGGCGCGGAAGTCGCGGTCGTCGATGCGTACCAGTAATTGCCCGGCCTTGACCTGCTGGTTGTCTTCGACCAGCACCTCGGAAAGCTGGCCCGCGACACGCGGCGCGACCAGCGTGAAATCGGCCGTCACATAGGCATCGTTCGTGGTCTCGCTGGTTGAGCCGGAAAACAGCCATATGCAGGCCAGTATAGCGACGCCGAGTATGACCACATACGCGGCAAGACGAATTGTTCTGGGAGGAAATCGGGTAGCGGATGACATAGATAGCGTCGCTTAGCGGGAAGGGGGCTGCGTCGTGCTCCAGGGCGGATAAACACGCACGGGTAACACCGGAATAACGAAAAGAAAGGCGACGGCGATACCTGCCATCACGCGATAGAGATCCGCCGATGTGAGTACGACGGCCTGCTCGTGGAGCCGGTGTGCGAGTTCACCGAGACCGTGAACGGCATCGATGCTCTGGCCCGTGACCAGCGCGTTGTTGCCCAGGTGGTCCACCAGCATGCTCGAATGAAAATGCTCGCGCGCAGTGCCCAGACCTTCAATGAGGCCGGTTGCCGCAGCGCCGGACAATGTTTTGACTGTGTTAAACATGGCCGAAGCAAACGGACCATCCGTTGGCGGCAAGCCAGTCGTGACGCCCATCAGGATTCCCATGATCACCATCGGTTGCGCCAGGATCTGTAACGACTGAAGCCAGTAGAAGTTCTCGCGAACCCAATCGGAGGTCACGAAACTCCCCAGAAAGCACGTGGTGGCCATCAGGGAAAGTCCAATGGCCATGATCCAGCGGTGGTCGACCTGCCGGAGGTTCAGGACGGCGGCGGTTGCAGGGAGCGTAATCAACAGGGGAATGGCCACCAGCAAAAACAGCGGCGTGGTTTGCAGTGGCCTGTAACCGTGAATCTGTGCGAGATACTGGCTGGGTATGGCGGCAACGCCCACCAGCAGCGTAACTGCGCCCACCAGGGTCAGCAGTCCGTGCGTGAAGTTCCTGCGGGCAAGCAGTTGAAGTTTGAAAAACGGCAGCGGATTAAACCATTCGTTCACAAGGAACGCCACGAGCAACAGCGTCCCGC
The nucleotide sequence above comes from Paraburkholderia aromaticivorans. Encoded proteins:
- a CDS encoding enoyl-CoA hydratase/isomerase family protein codes for the protein MRSTAANQSAQPEAGAKQEFRIKRVTPAYCRVTIDHPPFNMFGPESIPQLNSVITQIENDPELKVVVFDSAVPGFFLTHYDFVPPLEVTTRMPPGPTGMPPLPDMLTRLSRSSVVSIVSIRGRATGVGSELALASDMRFASREKAVLSQFEVGAGFVPGGGPMSRLPRLMGRGRALEILLSGNDINGELAERYGYVNRSFPDAELDRFVDTLARRIASFDKQTIGEIKHFVNIATLPPDSEVGPPWDAFITSVQRPAAQRDIRKLMELGLQKNPDVEIHLDRYTGQVNQPDK
- a CDS encoding epoxide hydrolase family protein → MADNILPQTPSRRRFIGVAAAAVVAGSLSRLAFAETNQTITEVTKSSGGDKTAIRPLRVHAPESQLIELKRRIKATRWPDRETVTDASQGVQLATMQKLARYWATDYDWRKVEARLNALPQFVTEIDGVDIHFIHVRSKDANALPVIVTHGWPGSIIEQLKIIGPLTNPTAHGGTASDAFDVVIPSLPGYGFSGKPTATGWDPVRIARAWVVLMKRLGYTRYVAQGGDWGNAVTEQMALLAPPELLGIHTNMPATVPDDIAQALKLGEPAPTGLSPDEKHAFDQLDYFYKHGLGYALEMANRPQTLYGIEDSPVGLAAWMLDHDSASQALIARVFDGQSEGLTRDDVLDNVTLYWLTNTAISSGRLYWENKLNFFAPKHVAIPVAVSVFPDEIYAAPQSWTAKAYPKLIHYNRLPKGGHFAAWEQPQVFSEEVRVSFRSLR
- a CDS encoding efflux transporter outer membrane subunit, with product MNASDFSLRTPALALLLCSMLTGCLVGPNFEPPQTATPDVFNRTQAARASSKAVESEFTPEWWTLFNDPILNSLEQQLTDANLDVAAASARLRQSRAEQRIAGAEEYPTLNGAASYNRERGSPNGILSLLGVTPTGSQTQSASGSAPLGVAPLPGAKGSPAYDLYQFGFDASWELDFWGRVRRGVEAASALSDASYEDRNAILLSTRAELARDYIQLRDTQALLQIAKQNLEIAHDATKLTENRVHEGVTTDLDVANAMAQAESIESLIPTLESRSTTTINAIGVLLAKEPGALQQMLAEPHDVPALPDQVPIGVPSELVQRRPDIRKAEAQLHAATATIGMAKADFYPRISLNGSAGFQSLQLSNLADWASGQFVVGPSITMPIFEGGRLKGTLHLREAQQQEAAIVYKHTVLQAWREVDDALVVYDAEQRRRDRLKTVVSLNQRALSIARQRYKAGAVDFLDVLNVQKQLLDAQSNLEQSKADADANLITLCKVLGGGWESTYARQDSPH
- a CDS encoding HlyD family secretion protein, which gives rise to MSSATRFPPRTIRLAAYVVILGVAILACIWLFSGSTSETTNDAYVTADFTLVAPRVAGQLSEVLVEDNQQVKAGQLLVRIDDRDFRAALMSAQADVAAARASVANYEAEIARQPALVDQARATLRADDATLGFARANAARYRNLSETGAGTTQEQQHAASTLAEELAQQARNRAALVATEQNLDVLKTQRDKAAGALAHAEAAFEQAKLNLSYTEIHAPIDGKVGRRSARVGAFVTTGAPLLAIVPLSDAYIVANFQENQLARMRPGDTVRIKVDSIPDVTIRGHVDSLAPATGVSFAPIAPDNATGNFTKIVQRVPVRISIDHGQQAASALSVGLSVETEVAVGKRADMRIAGADAK